One Clostridium novyi NT genomic window carries:
- a CDS encoding V-type ATP synthase subunit A → MKTGRVIKVSGPLVIAEGMEEANIYDLVKVGEKRLIGEIIEMRGDKASIQVYEETTGLGPGAPVETTGEPLSVELGPGLIESMFDGIQRPLEAIAKKAGSYLTKGIEVFSLNRDKKWHFVPKVKHSDKVKAGDILGTVQETEVVNHKIMVPYGIEGEVITIFEGDYTVEDVVCEIDTKDGVKKVKLMQKWPVRKGRPYAKKLNPEAPLVTGQRIIDTFFPVAKGGAAAVPGPFGSGKTVVQHQLAKWGDAQIVVYIGCGERGNEMTDVLNEFPELKDPKTGKSIMERTVLIANTSNMPVAAREACIYTGITIAEYFRDMGYSVALMADSTSRWAEALREMSGRLEEMPGDEGYPAYLGSRLADFYERAGKVVCLGDDEREGAITAIGAVSPPGGDLSEPVTQATLRIVKVFWGLDAQLAYRRHFPAINWLNSYSLYLDSIGRWMDRNVSEEWVDLRTRAMTILQEEANLEEIVRLVGIDALSESDRLKLEVAKSIREDYLMQNAFHDVDTYSSLEKQYKMLKLVLSFQDEAERALKAGVYLEKITSMVELRDKIARAKFIPEEEMGRIDEIGEELRREIDKLIAEEGVINA, encoded by the coding sequence TTGAAGACGGGAAGAGTTATAAAGGTTTCAGGACCTTTAGTTATAGCAGAAGGTATGGAAGAGGCTAATATATATGACCTTGTAAAAGTTGGAGAGAAACGTCTTATAGGTGAAATAATTGAAATGAGAGGAGATAAAGCTTCTATTCAAGTTTATGAGGAAACTACAGGACTTGGACCTGGAGCACCTGTTGAAACTACAGGAGAACCTCTAAGTGTTGAACTAGGACCGGGACTTATAGAATCTATGTTTGACGGTATACAAAGACCTCTTGAAGCAATAGCAAAGAAGGCAGGAAGTTACCTAACAAAAGGTATTGAAGTCTTTTCATTAAATAGAGATAAAAAGTGGCACTTTGTACCAAAAGTTAAGCATAGCGATAAAGTAAAGGCAGGAGATATATTAGGAACTGTTCAAGAAACAGAAGTTGTCAATCATAAAATAATGGTGCCTTACGGCATAGAAGGAGAAGTTATAACTATATTTGAAGGGGATTATACAGTAGAAGATGTAGTTTGTGAAATAGACACAAAAGATGGTGTTAAAAAAGTTAAACTTATGCAAAAGTGGCCAGTAAGAAAAGGAAGACCATATGCTAAGAAGTTAAATCCAGAAGCTCCATTAGTTACAGGACAAAGAATAATAGATACATTTTTCCCAGTAGCAAAAGGAGGAGCAGCTGCTGTGCCAGGACCATTTGGAAGTGGTAAGACAGTAGTTCAACACCAACTTGCTAAATGGGGAGATGCCCAGATTGTTGTATATATAGGCTGTGGAGAACGTGGAAATGAAATGACAGATGTTCTTAATGAGTTTCCAGAACTTAAAGATCCTAAGACTGGCAAATCAATAATGGAAAGAACAGTTTTAATAGCAAATACTTCTAATATGCCAGTTGCAGCCCGTGAAGCTTGTATATATACAGGAATCACAATAGCAGAATATTTTAGAGATATGGGATATTCAGTAGCACTTATGGCGGATTCCACTTCACGTTGGGCAGAGGCATTAAGAGAAATGTCTGGAAGACTTGAAGAAATGCCTGGTGATGAAGGTTACCCAGCTTATTTAGGATCAAGACTTGCTGATTTCTATGAAAGAGCTGGAAAAGTTGTGTGTTTAGGAGACGATGAAAGAGAAGGTGCCATTACTGCAATAGGTGCTGTATCACCTCCAGGAGGAGATTTATCAGAACCAGTAACTCAAGCTACACTTAGAATAGTTAAAGTATTCTGGGGACTTGATGCACAACTTGCATATAGAAGACATTTTCCAGCTATAAACTGGCTTAATTCATATTCACTATACCTGGATAGTATAGGAAGGTGGATGGATAGAAATGTTTCAGAAGAATGGGTAGATTTAAGAACAAGAGCTATGACAATACTTCAAGAAGAAGCAAATCTTGAAGAAATAGTTAGACTTGTTGGTATAGATGCACTTTCCGAAAGTGATAGATTAAAACTTGAAGTTGCAAAATCCATAAGAGAAGACTATTTAATGCAAAATGCCTTCCATGATGTAGATACTTATTCTTCACTTGAAAAACAATATAAAATGTTAAAACTTGTTCTTTCATTCCAAGATGAGGCTGAGCGTGCTTTAAAAGCAGGAGTTTATTTAGAAAAGATAACATCTATGGTAGAATTAAGAGATAAAATAGCAAGAGCTAAATTTATTCCAGAAGAAGAAATGGGAAGAATTGATGAAATAGGAGAAGAATTAAGAAGAGAGATAGATAAGTTAATAGCGGAAGAAGGTGTAATCAATGCTTAA
- a CDS encoding V-type ATP synthase subunit B, with amino-acid sequence MLKEYKTVQEVVGPLMLVEGTKGVTYDELVEIELQTGEIRHGRVLEISEDKALIQLFEGSTGINLKETKTRFLGKPLEVGLSEDMLGRVFDGMGRPKDGGPKIIPEERRDINGEPLNPFARDYPSEFIQTGVSAIDGLNTLVRGQKLPVFSGSGLPHAELAAQIARQAKVLGSDSKFAVVFAAMGITFEEAQFFIQDFTKTGSIDRTVLFMNLANDPAVERIATPRIALTTAEFLAYEKGMHVLVIMTDMTNYAEALREVSAARKEVPGRRGYPGYLYTDLSTLYERAGRVKGKPGSITQIPILTMPEDDKTHPIPDLTGYITEGQIILSRELYKKGIMPPIDVLPSLSRLKDKGIGKDKTREDHADTMNQLFAGYAQGKQAKELAVILGESALSDIDKAYAKFADAFEKEYVSQGFNTNRSIEETLNLGWKLLKILPRTELKRIRDEYLEKYLDTKEGE; translated from the coding sequence ATGCTTAAGGAATATAAGACTGTACAAGAAGTAGTTGGACCTTTAATGCTAGTTGAAGGAACTAAGGGAGTAACTTATGATGAATTAGTTGAAATAGAACTTCAAACTGGAGAAATAAGACATGGTAGAGTTCTTGAAATATCAGAAGATAAAGCTTTGATACAATTGTTTGAAGGTTCTACAGGAATAAATTTAAAAGAAACAAAAACTAGATTTTTAGGAAAACCCTTAGAAGTTGGATTATCAGAGGATATGCTTGGAAGAGTCTTTGATGGAATGGGAAGACCAAAAGATGGAGGACCTAAAATAATTCCAGAAGAAAGACGTGACATTAATGGTGAACCTTTAAATCCTTTTGCAAGAGATTATCCGTCAGAATTTATTCAAACAGGAGTATCAGCAATTGATGGACTTAACACTCTAGTTAGAGGACAAAAGTTACCTGTATTTTCAGGTTCAGGACTTCCACATGCTGAACTTGCAGCACAAATAGCAAGACAGGCAAAAGTTTTAGGATCAGATTCAAAATTCGCAGTTGTTTTTGCTGCTATGGGAATTACATTTGAAGAAGCTCAATTCTTTATACAAGACTTTACTAAAACAGGTTCAATAGATAGAACAGTTTTATTTATGAATCTTGCAAATGACCCAGCAGTTGAAAGGATAGCAACTCCAAGAATAGCACTAACTACAGCAGAGTTTCTAGCTTATGAAAAAGGAATGCATGTACTTGTTATAATGACAGATATGACAAACTACGCAGAAGCACTTCGTGAAGTTTCAGCTGCAAGAAAAGAAGTTCCAGGAAGACGTGGTTATCCAGGATACTTGTATACTGACCTTTCTACATTATATGAAAGAGCAGGAAGAGTAAAAGGAAAACCAGGATCAATTACACAAATACCTATACTTACAATGCCAGAAGATGATAAGACACATCCAATTCCTGACCTTACAGGATATATAACAGAAGGACAAATAATATTATCAAGAGAACTTTATAAAAAAGGTATAATGCCACCAATAGATGTACTTCCTTCTCTTTCAAGACTTAAAGATAAAGGGATTGGAAAGGATAAGACAAGAGAAGATCATGCAGATACAATGAACCAATTATTTGCTGGATATGCCCAAGGTAAACAAGCAAAAGAACTTGCAGTAATACTTGGAGAATCAGCGTTGTCTGACATAGATAAAGCATATGCAAAATTCGCAGATGCATTTGAAAAAGAATATGTATCTCAAGGATTTAACACAAATAGAAGTATAGAAGAAACATTAAACTTAGGTTGGAAACTTCTAAAGATACTTCCAAGAACAGAACTTAAGAGAATTAGAGATGAATACTTAGAGAAATACTTAGATACAAAAGAGGGTGAGTAA
- a CDS encoding V-type ATP synthase subunit D, with translation MARLNVNPTRMELTRLKKRLTTATRGHKLLKDKQDELMRRFIDLVKYNNELRKDVEEMIKNSLKDFVMARALMSSEILEEAIMYPKEKISLDVNIKNIMSVNVPEMKFKRLLEDDNGSIYPYGYSNTSAELDDAIEKLYSILPKLLELAEVEKSTQLMADEIEKTRRRVNALEYMTIPQLEETIKYIQMKLEENERGALTRLMKVKTMLEKEQESV, from the coding sequence ATGGCTAGACTTAATGTAAATCCTACTAGAATGGAACTTACAAGGCTAAAAAAAAGGCTTACTACTGCAACTCGTGGACATAAACTATTAAAAGATAAACAAGATGAACTTATGAGAAGATTCATAGATCTTGTTAAATACAACAATGAGCTTAGAAAAGATGTAGAAGAAATGATAAAAAATTCTCTTAAGGATTTTGTAATGGCAAGGGCATTAATGTCATCTGAAATATTAGAAGAAGCTATTATGTATCCAAAGGAAAAAATATCATTGGATGTAAATATAAAAAATATAATGAGTGTAAATGTTCCAGAAATGAAGTTTAAAAGGCTATTAGAAGATGACAATGGAAGTATATATCCTTATGGTTATTCTAATACATCTGCAGAACTTGATGATGCAATTGAAAAACTTTATAGTATACTTCCAAAACTTTTAGAACTTGCAGAAGTTGAAAAGTCTACTCAACTTATGGCAGATGAAATTGAAAAAACAAGAAGAAGAGTTAATGCACTTGAATATATGACTATTCCTCAATTAGAAGAAACTATAAAATATATTCAAATGAAACTTGAAGAAAATGAAAGAGGAGCACTTACAAGACTTATGAAAGTAAAAACTATGCTTGAAAAAGAACAAGAAAGTGTATAA
- the def gene encoding peptide deformylase — MAIKNIVTADNQLLRRKSRRIEKIDDEVLELIQDLKDTLYSADGVGLAAPQIGVLKRAFIIDLRDGNDPLILLNPKILKKIGKYEDAEGCLSYPGYEGVVIRPRKVIVAGMNEKGEMVQYVATGLMARAICHETDHLDGVLYMDLAKKMYKIPTEEEQ; from the coding sequence ATGGCAATAAAGAACATAGTTACAGCAGATAATCAATTATTAAGAAGAAAAAGCAGAAGAATAGAAAAGATAGATGATGAAGTACTAGAACTTATACAGGATTTAAAAGATACATTATATTCAGCTGATGGAGTTGGACTTGCAGCACCTCAAATAGGCGTTTTAAAAAGAGCTTTTATAATAGATTTGAGAGATGGAAATGATCCATTAATATTATTAAATCCTAAAATATTAAAAAAGATAGGTAAATATGAAGATGCAGAAGGATGCCTAAGCTATCCAGGATACGAAGGAGTAGTTATACGTCCAAGAAAAGTTATTGTAGCTGGAATGAATGAAAAAGGAGAAATGGTACAATATGTAGCTACAGGACTTATGGCAAGAGCTATATGTCACGAAACAGATCATTTAGATGGAGTTTTATATATGGATTTAGCTAAGAAAATGTATAAGATACCTACAGAAGAAGAACAATAA
- the helD gene encoding RNA polymerase recycling motor HelD has translation MSIDNKELNSEQEKLKETRNWIQIQIDDIEKDKKELEEKLLKIQKEKKGNKVEFETNLKLHDKLVENFNKYKEANGEPYFSRIDFREKNKDIENIYIGKFSLYDHKTENEKVVDWRSPIADLYYSGTEGKVSYKAPVGEIEGELLLKRKFLFKDENLVDAFDEGINEIILNSGKSNSEENVLIDEFLKITLEKNVGNKLKDIVATIQKEQNDIIRADLRKPIIVQGSAGSGKTTIAMHRLAYLLYRYKDRIMGEDVMVIAPNKLFLDYISDILPSLGVDEVKQTTFEDFSLEFLNLNNKIYTKDEKLSNILECEDKNKKNLIMNASKLKGSLIFKTIIDRYVKYLENSDCFIDDLKVRDYVVFKKTFIRKLYLKDLKYLSLNKRKEEIKRYFNGKITEKTKIIQEYIDEDYKNKINNIKKEDLFEKDKRNKIIELYDLRDKEKETVREELKTSIKNFFKQWEKQDLLEDYYNFIEDENLFNLITSNKIPKVLHDHMIQEIHENKKNSVIDSDDLAAIMYLKSKLYGINKKFKHIVIDEAQDYSFLQMEVIREFSVNNSMTIVGDVGQGIYYYKGIEDWQKVIKDIFKNEVSYVSLTQSYRSTIEIIEVANKVLEKQNNSLKSAMPVLRHGMKPKFIKYAKDECFCNEVDSIVDKLNSLGKNNICIIGKDIKECNHINAILNKFSKNQWNIIHDEKCLNSKNKIIPSYMTKGLEFDCSIIYNCNDKNYSNQEMNKKLLYVALTRALHFEYIFYKDSMCEFFN, from the coding sequence ATGAGTATAGATAATAAAGAATTGAATAGTGAACAAGAGAAGCTAAAAGAAACAAGAAATTGGATACAAATTCAGATTGATGATATTGAAAAGGACAAGAAAGAATTAGAAGAAAAATTATTAAAAATACAAAAAGAAAAAAAAGGAAATAAAGTTGAGTTTGAAACGAATTTAAAATTACATGACAAATTAGTTGAAAACTTTAATAAATATAAAGAAGCAAATGGTGAGCCGTATTTTTCAAGAATTGATTTTAGAGAAAAAAATAAGGATATAGAGAATATATATATTGGAAAATTCAGTCTTTATGATCATAAAACTGAAAATGAAAAAGTAGTTGATTGGAGATCGCCTATAGCAGATTTATATTATAGTGGGACAGAAGGAAAAGTGAGTTACAAAGCTCCTGTGGGGGAGATAGAAGGAGAGCTTTTATTAAAGAGAAAGTTTTTATTTAAAGACGAGAATTTAGTAGATGCTTTTGATGAAGGTATCAATGAGATAATTTTAAATTCTGGAAAAAGCAATAGTGAAGAAAATGTTCTTATAGATGAATTTTTAAAAATAACTTTAGAAAAAAATGTAGGAAATAAGTTAAAAGATATTGTAGCAACCATACAGAAGGAGCAAAATGACATTATACGAGCTGATCTTAGAAAACCTATAATAGTTCAGGGGTCAGCAGGTTCAGGTAAAACTACAATAGCCATGCATAGACTAGCTTATTTGTTATATAGGTATAAAGATAGGATTATGGGGGAAGATGTCATGGTAATAGCTCCCAATAAATTATTTTTAGATTATATATCTGATATACTTCCAAGTTTAGGTGTGGACGAAGTAAAACAGACTACATTTGAGGATTTTTCCTTAGAATTTTTAAACCTAAATAATAAGATATATACTAAGGATGAAAAACTTTCTAATATACTTGAATGTGAAGATAAAAACAAAAAGAACTTAATAATGAATGCAAGTAAATTAAAAGGAAGCTTAATTTTCAAAACTATAATAGACAGATATGTAAAATATTTGGAAAATTCTGATTGCTTTATAGATGATTTAAAAGTTAGAGATTATGTAGTATTTAAAAAGACATTTATAAGAAAATTGTATCTAAAAGATTTAAAGTATCTATCACTCAATAAAAGAAAAGAAGAAATAAAAAGATACTTTAATGGAAAAATAACAGAAAAAACTAAAATTATACAAGAATATATAGATGAAGATTATAAAAACAAAATAAACAACATTAAAAAAGAAGATTTATTTGAGAAAGATAAAAGAAACAAAATAATAGAATTATATGATTTAAGAGATAAGGAAAAGGAAACTGTAAGAGAAGAATTAAAAACTTCTATAAAAAACTTTTTTAAGCAATGGGAAAAACAAGATTTATTAGAAGACTATTATAATTTTATAGAAGATGAAAACCTATTTAATCTTATAACTAGTAATAAAATTCCAAAGGTTTTACATGACCATATGATACAGGAGATACATGAAAATAAAAAGAACAGTGTAATTGATAGTGATGATTTAGCTGCCATAATGTATCTAAAATCTAAATTATACGGAATTAACAAAAAATTTAAACACATCGTTATAGATGAAGCACAAGATTATAGCTTCTTACAAATGGAGGTTATACGAGAGTTTTCAGTAAATAATTCAATGACTATTGTAGGAGATGTAGGGCAAGGAATTTACTATTATAAGGGAATTGAAGACTGGCAAAAGGTTATTAAAGATATATTTAAAAATGAAGTAAGTTATGTATCTTTAACCCAAAGTTATCGTTCAACTATAGAAATTATAGAAGTTGCAAATAAAGTTCTTGAAAAACAAAATAATTCACTAAAGTCAGCAATGCCAGTATTAAGGCATGGTATGAAGCCAAAATTTATAAAATATGCTAAAGATGAATGTTTTTGTAATGAAGTGGACTCTATTGTGGATAAATTAAATAGTTTGGGAAAAAATAATATATGTATAATAGGAAAAGACATTAAAGAATGTAATCATATTAATGCTATATTAAATAAATTTAGTAAAAATCAGTGGAATATTATACATGACGAAAAGTGTTTAAATAGCAAAAATAAAATAATACCATCATACATGACAAAAGGTCTAGAATTTGATTGTTCTATAATATATAACTGTAATGATAAAAATTACAGTAATCAAGAAATGAATAAAAAGCTTTTATATGTTGCCCTAACAAGAGCTTTGCATTTTGAATATATATTTTATAAAGATAGCATGTGTGAGTTTTTTAATTAG
- a CDS encoding FprA family A-type flavoprotein, whose amino-acid sequence MKNIELKENIYWVGVKDPGLEVFDVIMETKKGSTYNSYLIDDEKVVVIDSVKNGFWDQSLKNIKSIIGDRKVDYIVVQHTELDHSGSIIKFLEEYPDATVIASIAALNYLKEILNRDFKGKAITEVKELNIGKNTLKFISTPNVHWPDTMVTYVPEQHILFTCDVTGAHYCSEDGSIESNIEDSEYRHEFEYYFNCIMSPFKKFVLATLNKIKDLDVDMLAPSHGPIHKGENVVKVLEIYRNMATEKSIENNIQILYVSAYHNTEDMSKYICNKLNEKGIKAECHDITEIGIDKSLELINNCNGFLIGSPTINQDAVEPVWKVLTSICVIPARGKVAAAFGSYGWSGEAVPMLTARLKSMKLKVVDEGFRFKFVPGENDFKEADEFIDKFISLLK is encoded by the coding sequence ATGAAAAATATAGAGTTAAAAGAAAACATATATTGGGTGGGTGTAAAAGATCCTGGTCTTGAAGTATTTGACGTTATAATGGAAACAAAAAAAGGTAGCACATATAATTCTTATCTTATAGATGATGAAAAAGTTGTTGTAATAGATAGTGTTAAAAATGGGTTTTGGGATCAATCTTTAAAAAATATAAAATCAATAATAGGCGATAGAAAAGTAGATTACATAGTGGTTCAACATACAGAATTAGATCATAGTGGTTCTATTATTAAATTTTTAGAAGAATATCCTGATGCCACAGTTATAGCAAGTATAGCTGCTTTAAATTATTTAAAAGAAATTTTAAATAGAGATTTTAAAGGAAAAGCTATAACAGAAGTAAAAGAACTGAACATAGGTAAAAATACACTTAAATTTATTTCTACACCAAATGTTCACTGGCCAGATACTATGGTTACTTATGTGCCAGAACAACATATACTATTTACTTGTGATGTTACAGGAGCTCATTATTGCAGTGAAGATGGAAGCATTGAAAGCAATATTGAAGATAGTGAATACAGACATGAATTTGAATATTATTTTAACTGCATAATGTCACCATTTAAAAAATTTGTTTTAGCTACATTAAATAAAATAAAGGATTTAGATGTTGATATGTTAGCTCCAAGTCATGGACCTATTCATAAAGGAGAAAATGTAGTTAAGGTTCTTGAAATCTATAGAAACATGGCAACAGAAAAATCTATTGAAAATAATATACAAATTTTATATGTATCTGCTTATCATAATACAGAGGATATGAGTAAGTATATATGTAACAAATTAAATGAAAAAGGAATAAAAGCAGAATGTCATGATATAACAGAAATAGGAATAGATAAATCATTAGAATTAATCAACAATTGTAATGGATTTTTAATAGGTTCTCCTACTATAAATCAAGATGCGGTTGAACCTGTATGGAAAGTGTTAACATCTATTTGTGTAATACCTGCAAGAGGAAAAGTAGCAGCAGCTTTTGGATCATATGGATGGAGTGGAGAAGCAGTTCCTATGCTTACAGCAAGATTAAAATCTATGAAATTGAAAGTAGTTGACGAAGGATTTAGATTTAAATTTGTTCCAGGAGAAAATGATTTTAAAGAAGCAGATGAATTTATAGATAAGTTTATTTCTTTACTTAAATAA
- a CDS encoding aspartyl-phosphate phosphatase Spo0E family protein encodes MGVEIYLLENQIQICRENLHDLIYMYPLTDDIVVNCSHKLDKLLVEYEKNMFLYKVSPNKN; translated from the coding sequence ATGGGTGTTGAAATATATTTATTGGAAAATCAAATTCAAATCTGTCGAGAGAATCTTCACGATTTAATATATATGTATCCACTAACTGATGATATAGTCGTTAATTGTAGTCATAAGTTGGACAAACTTCTTGTAGAATACGAAAAAAATATGTTCTTATATAAAGTTAGTCCAAATAAAAATTAG
- the glpX gene encoding class II fructose-bisphosphatase: protein MNNLDVSMGLVRVTEAAALNGAKLMGRGDKNAADQEAVNGMEKAFNMMPIRGNVVIGEGEMDEAPMLYIGQKVGVGQEDMPEMDIAVDPIDGTVLIAKGLPNSIAVVAMGPKGSLLHAPDMYMKKIAVGPGAVGAIDINKSPKENIINVAKALNKDIEDLTIIVQERERHDYIVEQAREVGARVKLFGEGDVAAILACGFENTGIDLMIGTGGAPEGVIAAAAIKCMGGEMQAILEPHTEEEIKRCKEMGIEDINKVLTTDDLVKSDDVYFAATALTDSDLLKGVVFSKNDMATTHSVVMRSKTRTIRFVEAVHCAEKSCLL from the coding sequence ATGAATAATTTAGATGTATCTATGGGATTAGTTAGAGTAACTGAGGCTGCTGCATTAAATGGGGCCAAGCTTATGGGTAGAGGAGATAAAAATGCTGCCGATCAAGAAGCTGTAAATGGAATGGAAAAAGCTTTTAATATGATGCCTATAAGAGGTAATGTTGTTATTGGTGAAGGAGAAATGGACGAAGCTCCAATGCTTTATATTGGACAAAAAGTAGGGGTTGGACAAGAAGATATGCCAGAAATGGATATTGCAGTTGATCCTATAGATGGAACAGTGCTTATTGCTAAAGGATTACCAAACTCAATAGCTGTAGTTGCTATGGGACCAAAAGGAAGTTTATTACATGCACCAGATATGTATATGAAAAAAATAGCTGTAGGACCTGGAGCAGTAGGTGCAATTGATATAAACAAATCTCCAAAAGAAAATATTATAAACGTTGCAAAAGCATTAAATAAGGATATAGAAGATTTAACAATAATAGTACAAGAAAGAGAAAGACATGATTATATAGTAGAGCAAGCTAGAGAAGTTGGAGCAAGAGTAAAATTATTTGGAGAAGGCGATGTAGCTGCTATACTTGCATGTGGATTTGAGAACACAGGAATAGATTTAATGATAGGAACAGGTGGAGCACCAGAAGGAGTAATTGCTGCTGCTGCTATTAAATGTATGGGTGGAGAAATGCAAGCTATATTAGAACCACACACTGAAGAAGAAATTAAAAGATGCAAAGAGATGGGTATAGAAGATATAAATAAAGTTTTAACTACAGATGATTTAGTTAAAAGTGATGATGTTTATTTTGCTGCAACAGCTCTTACTGATAGTGATTTATTAAAAGGAGTAGTTTTCTCAAAAAATGATATGGCAACTACTCATTCAGTAGTAATGAGATCAAAAACAAGAACTATAAGATTTGTAGAAGCTGTGCACTGTGCAGAAAAAAGTTGTCTTTTATAA
- the hprK gene encoding HPr(Ser) kinase/phosphatase, translating to MKITVEDIIKDLELEVLVQGEKDKEIKTSDINRPGLQFAGFYSYFANSRVQVIGNAEWSFLKNMPVELIRKRMKKFFEFDTPCIIIARDLEPHPQLIKNAKLHKRWVLRSKLLTTKVVTKLMNYLDAKLAPETRMHGVLVDVYGIGMLITGESGIGKSETALELIKRGHRLVADDAVDIKEIDGVLRGTSPYITSGMLEVRGMGIIDIPALYGLSSVLQKKTIHLVIYLEQWKPDRNYDRLGIDDDFLEILNVPVKKLTVPIRPGRNLAVIIEAAAANYRYGLMCKVSPVETINNRMESMVRNESKR from the coding sequence ATGAAGATTACTGTTGAAGATATAATAAAAGATTTAGAACTTGAGGTACTAGTTCAAGGAGAAAAAGATAAAGAAATAAAAACTAGTGATATAAATAGACCGGGACTTCAATTTGCAGGATTTTATAGTTACTTTGCAAATTCCAGAGTGCAAGTTATAGGTAATGCGGAATGGAGTTTCCTTAAAAATATGCCTGTAGAACTTATAAGAAAAAGAATGAAGAAATTTTTTGAATTTGATACCCCTTGTATAATTATTGCAAGAGATCTAGAACCACATCCTCAATTAATAAAAAATGCTAAGCTACATAAGAGATGGGTTCTAAGAAGTAAACTATTAACTACTAAAGTGGTAACTAAGCTCATGAATTATTTAGATGCAAAATTAGCACCTGAAACAAGAATGCACGGAGTTTTAGTGGATGTTTATGGAATAGGAATGCTTATAACTGGGGAAAGTGGTATTGGAAAAAGTGAAACTGCATTAGAGCTTATAAAAAGAGGTCATAGATTAGTTGCAGATGATGCAGTTGACATAAAAGAAATAGATGGTGTACTTAGAGGAACATCTCCATACATAACTTCTGGTATGTTAGAAGTAAGAGGAATGGGAATTATAGATATACCTGCTCTTTATGGATTGAGTTCTGTACTTCAAAAGAAAACCATTCATTTAGTAATATATCTAGAACAATGGAAACCAGATAGAAATTACGATAGACTTGGAATAGATGATGATTTTCTTGAAATTCTTAATGTACCAGTAAAAAAACTTACTGTACCTATAAGACCGGGAAGAAACTTAGCTGTAATAATTGAGGCAGCAGCAGCAAACTACAGATATGGGTTAATGTGCAAAGTATCTCCTGTTGAAACAATAAATAATAGAATGGAAAGCATGGTACGAAATGAATCAAAAAGATAA
- a CDS encoding 5-formyltetrahydrofolate cyclo-ligase gives MNQKDKIRSLIKEKRNALTEEEKRVKDEKIFTKIINSDYYKKSNVIFLYVSFKGEVDTHRLIKHSLNIGKTICVPKVISKKEGMEAIILNSFDELNPGKYNILEPKDSCKKINTSHIQLILMPGVAFDKNCGRIGYGGGFYDRFLNKIDSRIPKIALAYDFQILENIPCEEHDIKVDGIITDL, from the coding sequence ATGAATCAAAAAGATAAGATAAGAAGTTTAATTAAAGAAAAAAGAAATGCTTTAACTGAAGAAGAAAAAAGAGTTAAGGATGAAAAAATATTTACCAAAATAATAAATAGTGATTATTATAAAAAGTCAAATGTAATTTTTTTATATGTGAGTTTTAAGGGAGAGGTTGATACCCACAGGTTAATAAAACATTCCTTAAATATTGGAAAAACAATATGTGTACCAAAAGTAATATCTAAAAAAGAAGGTATGGAAGCTATTATACTAAATTCTTTTGATGAATTAAATCCTGGAAAGTACAATATATTAGAACCTAAAGATAGTTGTAAGAAGATTAATACAAGTCATATACAACTTATACTTATGCCTGGAGTAGCATTTGATAAAAATTGTGGAAGAATCGGATATGGAGGAGGATTTTACGATAGATTTTTAAATAAAATAGATAGTAGAATTCCAAAGATAGCTTTAGCCTATGATTTTCAAATTTTAGAGAATATTCCTTGTGAAGAACATGATATTAAAGTAGATGGAATAATAACAGATTTATAA